The following DNA comes from Deltaproteobacteria bacterium.
GTGAAGGGGGAGGCAATGACGTTTCACGATCAGGTCAAGGTGAAACGGGTCTGGCAGATGCCGATGAACAAAATGGATGCGCGTGAAAGGAAGTGAAGCGATGTTGCCCCGTGCCGTACTCTTTGATCTTGATGACACCTTGATCTCGTTCGACAGCACCACCACACCGGCTTGGATAGAAACATGTGCGCTGTTCGCAGAGGAAGCCGGCGTTCCCAGCGATGTCCTCCATCAGGCCATCAGTGATTTCGGACGCTGGTACTGGAGCGACCCCACGCGCCATCAGCAGGGCCGCTTGGAGTTAGAGGAGACGCGGCGCAAGATCGTCGCTGAAGTACTGGTGCGCCTCGACAGGCCTAATGAGGCCTTGGCCTGCCGCATCACCGACCACTACTCGGCGCTACAAAAAAGCTGCATCGAGCTGTATCCAGACGCTCTCGACACACTCGAATTTTTCAAGGCCAAAGGCATCAGTCTGGCTCTGGTCACCAACGGCAACGCCGTAATGCAGCGGCGAAAAATCGACCGGTTTCATCTCAACGCCTACTTCGAGCACTGCTTCGTAGAAGGAGAGCTCGGATACGGAAAACCCGATCCCCGAGTTTTCACTGGCGCTCTCGACGCGCTGAAAACGGCACCACACGAC
Coding sequences within:
- a CDS encoding HAD family hydrolase, yielding MLPRAVLFDLDDTLISFDSTTTPAWIETCALFAEEAGVPSDVLHQAISDFGRWYWSDPTRHQQGRLELEETRRKIVAEVLVRLDRPNEALACRITDHYSALQKSCIELYPDALDTLEFFKAKGISLALVTNGNAVMQRRKIDRFHLNAYFEHCFVEGELGYGKPDPRVFTGALDALKTAPHDTWCVGDNLVWDVAGAQACGIYGIWKAKDAKDHGEIVPDRIIHELRELTRL